The following coding sequences lie in one Nitrospirota bacterium genomic window:
- the yihA gene encoding ribosome biogenesis GTP-binding protein YihA/YsxC — MKILNAEFIRSCAGPEQFLKGQLPEVAFIGRSNVGKSSLINSLLQRKGLAKVSRTPGKTRLVNLFQVTSDDPGLARFVLVDLPGYGYARVSKALRAEWAPLIEQYLNGSEQLSAVVVLVECRVLSEQDRETIAWLLSVGRPPIVVATKVDKLKMSERVSALRRLQEGLGLAEGGTIIPYSSSTGEGRDRLWSALKEQLQT, encoded by the coding sequence TTGAAAATCTTGAATGCAGAGTTTATCAGAAGTTGCGCGGGGCCAGAACAGTTTCTGAAAGGTCAGCTGCCTGAAGTCGCCTTCATCGGGCGGTCGAATGTCGGGAAATCCTCGCTCATCAACTCTCTCTTGCAGCGCAAAGGGCTGGCCAAGGTGAGCCGTACGCCGGGAAAGACCCGCTTGGTCAATCTCTTCCAGGTCACCAGCGACGACCCAGGGTTGGCGCGGTTCGTATTGGTGGACTTGCCCGGATATGGATATGCGAGGGTGTCGAAAGCGTTGCGGGCTGAGTGGGCGCCGTTGATCGAGCAGTATCTTAACGGCAGCGAGCAACTCAGCGCGGTGGTCGTCTTGGTCGAATGCCGGGTGTTGAGCGAGCAGGATCGTGAAACCATCGCATGGCTCTTGTCCGTCGGGCGGCCACCCATCGTCGTGGCGACGAAAGTCGACAAGTTGAAAATGAGTGAGCGCGTCAGTGCCTTGCGTCGGCTTCAGGAAGGGCTGGGATTGGCTGAAGGGGGAACGATCATTCCTTACTCGTCGTCGACGGGCGAGGGGCGGGACCGGTTGTGGTCGGCCCTGAAGGAGCAGCTTCAAACTTGA
- a CDS encoding peptidylprolyl isomerase, whose product MMAPHWLRLTVFFSVALIAPAAPLSAAQVEDRIVAIVNSDLIMLSDMKRELTPERERIQKEFRGDMLARRLKTAEYMALTSMIERKLQLQEAKTRSVEVTDQEVRQAVQNMKQQGETIDETNPANMKSVREQLTLLKVVDREVRSGVMVADSDMKRYFQEHRDRFALPEEYTLSQILILPRSPDDTADAKEKVRDVMKRLKQGESFEDLALQFSDGPNASRGGRIGLVRQGELLPGIERAIAKLVPGGISDVIETSEGFQVVRLEDKKPKQFRPYEEVRIEIQGLVFQQKSEDVFQAWLADLKNKAYIEIKFEAAPSGPTTTGPAPRPSTTSKE is encoded by the coding sequence ATGATGGCACCACACTGGTTACGACTCACAGTCTTCTTCTCGGTTGCACTGATCGCACCGGCGGCCCCTCTTTCAGCCGCGCAGGTGGAAGATCGGATCGTCGCGATCGTCAACTCGGACCTCATCATGCTATCCGACATGAAACGGGAACTGACCCCCGAGCGGGAGCGGATACAGAAAGAGTTCCGCGGCGACATGCTCGCGCGGCGGCTCAAGACGGCGGAATACATGGCCCTGACCTCGATGATCGAACGCAAGCTGCAACTTCAGGAAGCGAAGACCAGAAGCGTCGAGGTCACCGATCAAGAAGTCCGGCAAGCGGTCCAGAATATGAAGCAACAGGGGGAAACGATCGACGAGACAAACCCGGCAAACATGAAAAGTGTCCGGGAACAGCTGACCCTGCTCAAAGTCGTCGATCGCGAAGTCCGGAGCGGGGTGATGGTGGCAGACTCCGACATGAAACGATACTTCCAGGAACACCGCGATCGATTTGCGCTCCCGGAGGAATATACCCTCAGCCAAATTCTCATCCTTCCCCGGTCGCCGGACGATACGGCCGATGCCAAAGAAAAGGTTCGTGACGTAATGAAACGGCTGAAGCAGGGGGAGTCCTTCGAAGACCTGGCACTGCAGTTTTCAGACGGCCCGAACGCCTCCCGTGGAGGGCGCATCGGCCTCGTGCGGCAGGGAGAGCTCTTACCGGGAATCGAACGGGCCATCGCGAAGCTCGTACCAGGCGGCATCTCGGATGTGATTGAAACCTCGGAAGGCTTTCAAGTCGTGCGACTGGAGGACAAGAAACCCAAGCAGTTCCGCCCCTACGAGGAAGTCCGCATTGAAATCCAGGGGCTCGTCTTCCAGCAGAAAAGCGAGGATGTCTTCCAGGCCTGGCTCGCTGACCTCAAGAACAAAGCCTATATCGAGATCAAGTTTGAAGCTGCTCCTTCAGGGCCGACCACAACCGGTCCCGCCCCTCGCCCGTCGACGACGAGTAAGGAATGA
- a CDS encoding peptidylprolyl isomerase has translation MIRSSNGSINVVAVRLVCLLAGAIGSGLVLLTSCTPPPEESVLALVNGRQITQNEFETRWGELADATRARYEKEGGKRRFLDELITRELLMQEARKQGLDQNDAIRDRAQRYREQLILDELLKDRIKAKIELSKEELDAFYEKHAHELLSPLKVQVSQMLLPHFPAAKDLEKQINQGGDFAKFAQRYSLDNKTKAKGGDLGPYHKDLLIPEVDAVVHTLKPGMVSAPVKTDAGYYLVMVTALDKEIIQADLAVRERLRQELLNEKRRKRFDDVIADIRTKAIIRLADASRYVADDVGTH, from the coding sequence ATGATTCGATCATCGAACGGCTCCATCAACGTCGTCGCTGTCCGCCTCGTCTGCCTGCTCGCCGGCGCCATCGGCAGCGGCCTCGTCCTGCTGACCAGCTGTACGCCTCCACCAGAGGAAAGCGTGTTGGCCCTCGTCAATGGCCGACAGATCACGCAGAACGAATTCGAAACCCGCTGGGGAGAACTGGCCGACGCGACCAGGGCGCGGTACGAGAAAGAGGGAGGGAAGCGCCGCTTCCTCGACGAACTCATCACCCGCGAACTGCTCATGCAGGAGGCGCGCAAACAGGGACTCGACCAGAACGATGCCATCCGCGATCGCGCGCAACGCTATCGTGAACAACTGATTCTCGACGAACTCCTCAAAGATCGCATCAAGGCCAAAATCGAACTCTCAAAGGAAGAGTTGGACGCTTTTTATGAGAAGCATGCCCACGAACTCCTGAGCCCGCTGAAAGTACAAGTGTCGCAAATGCTGCTGCCTCATTTTCCCGCCGCAAAAGATCTTGAAAAGCAGATCAACCAGGGCGGCGACTTCGCCAAATTTGCGCAACGTTATTCCCTCGACAACAAGACGAAAGCCAAGGGAGGAGATCTCGGCCCCTATCACAAGGACTTGCTCATCCCGGAAGTCGACGCGGTTGTGCATACGCTGAAGCCAGGAATGGTCAGTGCACCGGTCAAGACAGATGCCGGCTATTACCTCGTCATGGTCACGGCACTCGATAAGGAAATTATTCAGGCGGACTTAGCCGTCCGAGAGCGGCTCCGACAAGAGCTCCTCAACGAAAAACGCCGAAAACGTTTCGACGATGTGATTGCCGATATCCGCACAAAGGCGATCATCCGCCTCGCCGATGCCTCCCGCTATGTAGCCGACGACGTCGGCACACACTGA